In one Oryza glaberrima chromosome 2, OglaRS2, whole genome shotgun sequence genomic region, the following are encoded:
- the LOC127761050 gene encoding 3-ketoacyl-CoA synthase 6-like yields MTSSSGQFKRLKPLYQLAVNNILAVVAVPLAAAVVLKAAELGHEEILARARALPPAHLFLAAFVPAAAAVVYLMLRPRAVYMVDYACFRTSPNCRVPFATFLEHSRVWPGFEERSVRFMTRLLERSGLGEETCLPYAQHYIPPSRDLESSRAEAELIIFSAIDDLLAKTGISPQDIDILVVNCSLFAPTPSFTDMIINRYKLRKDVRNVHLSGMGCSAGLISVGLARNLLQVVPKGAHALVVSTETITPNYYMGQERAMLLPNCLFRMGGAAVLLSTNGAKARFRLARVVRTLTGAQDGAYHCVYQEEDGRGNVGINLSKDLMSIAGDALKANITAMGPLVLPASEQLLFALSFMARKVLSGRIKPYIPDFRTAFEHFCIHAGGRAVIDELQRSLTLSDEQVEASRMTLHRFGNTSSSSLWYELAYVEAKGRMRKGDRVWMIGFGSGFKCNSAAWECIRPAANADGPWATCIHRYPVDIPDVLKH; encoded by the coding sequence ATGACGAGCTCGTCGGGGCAGTTCAAGAGGCTGAAGCCGCTGTACCAGCTGGCGGTGAACAacatcctcgccgtcgtcgccgtgccgctcgcggcggcggtggtgttgaaggcggcggagctcgggcacGAGGAGATCCTCGCCAgggcgcgcgcgctcccgccggCGCACCTGTTCTTGGCCGCGTTCGtcccggccgcggcggcggttgtcTACCTCATGCTCCGCCCCCGAGCGGTGTACATGGTGGACTACGCGTGCTTCCGCACCAGCCCCAACTGCCGCGTCCCGTTCGCGACGTTCCTGGAGCACTCCCGCGTGTGGCCGGGCTTCGAAGAGCGGAGCGTCCGGTTCATGACGCGCCTGCTCGAGCGATCGGGCCTCGGCGAGGAGACCTGCCTGCCCTACGCGCAGCACTACATCCCGCCGTCGCGCGACCTCGAGTCGTCCCGCGCCGAGGCCGAGCTCATCATCTTCTCCGCCATCGACGACCTGCTCGCCAAGACCGGCATCTCCCCCCAGGACATCGACATCCTCGTCGTCAACTGCAGCCTCTTCGCCCCGACGCCGTCCTTCACCGACATGATCATCAACCGGTACAAGCTCCGCAAGGACGTGCGCAACGTGCACCTCTCCGGGATGGGCTGCAGCGCGGGGCTCATCTCGGTGGGTCTCGCCAGGAACCTGCTCCAGGTCGTGCCCAAGGGCGCGCACGCGCTGGTGGTGTCCACGGAGACCATCACGCCAAACTACTACATGGGCCAGGAGCGTGCCATGCTGCTGCCCAACTGCCTGTTCCGcatgggcggcgccgccgtgctcctctCCACCAACGGTGCCAAGGCGCGGTTCCGGCTGGCGCGCGTGGTGCGGACTCTGACCGGCGCCCAGGACGGTGCATACCACTGCGTGTACCAGGAGGAGGACGGCCGCGGCAACGTTGGGATCAACCTCTCCAAGGACCTGATGAgcatcgccggcgacgcgctcaAGGCCAACATCACGGCCATGGGCCCGCTGGTGCTCCCGGCGTCGGAGCAGCTCCTCTTCGCGCTCTCCTTCATGGCGCGCAAGGTGCTGAGCGGGCGGATCAAGCCCTACATCCCCGACTTCCGCACGGCGTTCGAGCACTTCTGCAtccacgccggcggccgcgccgtgaTCGACGAGTTGCAGCGCAGCCTCACCCTGTCGGACGAGCAGGTGGAGGCGTCCCGCATGACGCTCCACCGGTTCGGCAACACGTCGAGCAGCTCGCTCTGGTACGAGCTCGCCTACGTCGAGGCCAAGGGCCGCATGCGCAAGGGCGACCGCGTGTGGATGATCGGCTTCGGCTCCGGCTTCAAGTGCAACAGCGCCGCGTGGGAGTGCATCCgccccgccgccaacgccgacgGGCCATGGGCCACCTGCATCCACCGCTACCCCGTCGACATCCCCGACGTGCTCAAGCACTAA
- the LOC127763403 gene encoding U-box domain-containing protein 11-like: protein MAAEAAAEIVREIAAVGAADLAAAAEPLRADCLRLARKVSLLSHLVAEVAEAGGGGGDADAADSWLGDLVRALQAARRFVELGRAPARPSRASDQDAVCNNVAVQFKFVTWQLQTVLARLPQSCFQISDEVQEEVDLVRAQLRREMEKKGDIDVNIFSKFHDILALHVSTVGSQSEQSHGQPDTPQMENLCNGHLELQNIIMLVSEISGVPKSDAERITSQLIEGLENMRVTDSKKPVSVSQSSDETKASPETHKKSDAVAIPEDFRCPISLELMRDPVIVSTGQTYERAFIQRWIDCGNRTCPKTQLKLQNITLTPNYVLRSLILQWCEEKGIEPPTRSKNDGAYLEVGGERVAIETLVRNLSSSSLDERKSAAAEIRSLAKKSTDNRILLAESGAISALVKLLSSKDLKTQEHAVTALLNLSIYDQNKELIVVAGAIVPIIQVLRKGGMEARENAAAAIFSLSLIDDNKITIGSTPGAIEALVELLQSGSPRGRKDAATALFNLCIYQANKVRAVRAGILAPLIQMLQDSSRNGAIDEALTILSVLVSHHECKIAIAKAHAIPFLIDLLRSSQARNKENAAAILLALCKKDAENLACIGRLGAQIPLTELSKTGTDRAKRKATSLLEHLSKLQVL, encoded by the exons atggcggcggaggccgcggcggagaTCGTGCGGGAGATCGCGGCGGTGGGCGCCGCCGATTTGGCTGCGGCCGCCGAGCCGCTGCGCGCGGACTGCCTCCGCCTCGCTCGGAAGGTCTCGCTGCTGTCGCACCTCGTCGCGGAGGTCGCTGAGGCGGGGGGCGGGGGTGGGGACGCGGACGCAGCGGATTCGTGGTTGGGGGATCTGGTCAGGGCGCTGCAGGCCGCCAGGAGGTTCGTCGAGCTCGGGCGCGCGCCGGCGCGACCGTCGAGGGCGTCGGATCAG GATGCCGTCTGCAACAATGTTGCTGTTCAGTTCAAGTTTGTGACTTGGCAGTTGCAAACAGTTCTAGCAAGACTTCCACAGAGCTGTTTTCAAATATCAGATGAAGTTCAAGAAGAG GTTGATTTAGTGCGAGCTCAGCTTCGAAGAGAAATGGAGAAGAAAGGAGACAttgatgtaaatattttttcaaaattccATGATATCTTAGCTCTTCATGTTAGTACTGTTGGATCGCAGTCTGAGCAATCACATGGCCAGCCAGACACACCACAGATGGAAAACTTATGCAACGGTCATCTGGagttgcaaaatatcattatgCTAGTTTCAGAAATAAGTGGGGTGCCCAAGTCTGACGCAGAGAGAATAACTTCTCAGCTAATTGAAGGACTTGAAAACATGAGAGTTACAGATTCTAAAAAACCTGTCAGTGTTAGCCAATCAAGTGATGAAACAAAAGCATCTCCTGAGACACATAAGAAGTCTGATGCCGTGGCTATTCCTGAAGATTTTCGATGCCCAATATCTCTTGAGCTGATGAGAGATCCTGTCATTGTTTCCACAGGACAG ACCTACGAGCGTGCCTTCATCCAAAGGTGGATAGACTGTGGAAACCGGACCTGTCCTAAAACTCAACTGAAGCTACAAAACATTACTCTGACCCCAAATTATGTTCTGCGAAGTTTGATATTGCAGTGGTGTGAGGAAAAAGGGATCGAACCACCTACCAGATCTAAGAACGATGGTGCATATCTTGAGGTTGGTGGGGAGAGAGTAGCTATTGAAACATTAGTTCGTAATCTCTCTAGTAGCTCATTAGATGAACGGAAATCGGCTGCTGCCGAAATAAGATCTTTGGCCAAGAAAAGCACTGACAATCGTATACTTCTAGCGGAATCTGGTGCAATCTCCGCTCTAGTGAAACTTTTGTCCTCCAAAGACCTGAAAACCCAAGAACATGCAGTTACAGCTCTTCTGAATCTCTCCATATATGATCAGAACAAGGAACTGATAGTAGTTGCGGGTGCCATTGTCCCAATCATACAGGTGTTGAGGAAGGGGGGCATGGAGGCAAGAGAAAATGCAGCTGCAGCTATTTTCAGCTTGTCACTTATTGATGATAACAAGATAACTATTGGAAGCACTCCAGGGGCAATTGAAGCATTAGTTGAGTTGCTGCAGAGTGGCAGTCCAAGGGGTAGAAaagatgcagcaacagcactgTTCAACTTATGCATATACCAAGCAAACAAGGTCCGTGCAGTTCGAGCAGGAATCCTCGCACCACTGATTCAGATGCTGCAGGATTCATCCAGAAATGGAGCTATTGACGAAGCACTAACAATCTTGTCAGTTCTTGTGAGCCACCATGAGTGTAAAATTGCCATAGCGAAGGCTCATGCTATACCCTTTTTGATAGACTTGTTGAGGTCAAGTCAGGCCCGTAACAAGGAGAATGCTGCAGCCATCTTGCTTGCCCTTTGCAAGAAGGATGCTGAGAACCTCGCTTGTATAGGGAGGTTGGGTGCTCAAATACCACTAACTGAGCTGTCCAAGACCGGCACAGACAGAGCCAAGCGCAAGGCAACCTCTCTCCTGGAGCATCTCAGTAAGTTGCAGGTGCTCTAA
- the LOC127761648 gene encoding uncharacterized protein At1g66480-like produces the protein MGNSIGGKRKGAKVMQLDGTSFRVKPPAVAADVLRDHPGFQLLESEEVKLLGARARPLAPDAPLRRGRLYFLVALPRRPAAGPPRRAWSGNLRVGARERLESLMLARRSTSDLSSFPAAQASASAPTSPLPGGACSGAATPVRLKMRLPRAQVEKLMGESKDASEAAAKIMELCAAAGAKSASVTPERPPGILRSPRFAATPEWGAGFMVPPPAPGAAKTPQRWPTLPRTKEKKARFVALPDELIA, from the exons ATGGGGAACAGCATTGGGGGCAAGAGGAAGGGAGCCAAGGTGATGCAGCTGGACGGGACGTCGTTCCGGGTgaagccgccggcggtggcggcggacgtgCTGCGCGACCACCCGGGGTTCCAGCTGCTGGAGTCGGAGGAGGTGAAGCTCCtcggcgcgcgggcgcggccgctCGCGCCCGACGCGCCGCTCCGACGCGGGAGGCTCTACTTCCTCGTCGCGCTCCCGCGACGCCCCGCCGCGGGGCCGCCGCGACGCGCCTGGTCGGGGAACCTCCGCGTCGGCGCCCGGGAGCGCCTCGAGTCGCTCATGCTCGCCCGCCGCTCCACCTCCgacctctcctccttccccgccgcccaGGCATCCGCCTCCGCCCCGACCTCCCCGCTCCCCGGCGGCGCctgctccggcgccgccacccccgTGCGTCTCAAGATGCGGCTCCCGAGGGCGCAGGTGGAGAAGCTGATGGGGGAGAGCAAGGACGCGTCCGAGGCGGCCGCCAAGATCATGGagctctgcgccgccgcgggcgccaaGAGCGCCAGCGTGACCCCGGAGAGGCCGCCCGGGATCTTGCGGAGCCCGCGGTTCGCGGCGACGCCGGAGTGGGGAGCCGGGTTCATggtgccaccgccggcgcccggAGCGGCCAAGACGCCGCAGAGGTGGCCGACGCTGCCTCGCACCAAGGAG AAAAAAGCAAGGTTCGTGGCACTGCCGGATGAGCTGATAGCGTGA
- the LOC127764155 gene encoding uncharacterized protein LOC127764155 isoform X2 translates to MRPGAHGTHPRRERRGGNQAMPSARDTNMDLMEVLSPPAAARDHQKSQVHAAARALPDQSASVVVDGRMPPPAAVASLTLQVPGGAHDVTSLATSPRTMAVPGTTEQLTIFYSGSMVKFDNVPREKAEEVMFFAAKKSPDAGHQHVPQQQQPAYPNKKKRIFCYQAPERDADGLFIHENKADACSQRQHRSPEDGYATIKETNPCSRQIQIVPRADVSLLVKNASLVSFLESRKQRLASAAYTRREKSPDEKDIFPTAFPRNKTPLGNTERHSAFTNLKNINGNHDEEALDTELKI, encoded by the exons ATGCGCCCCGGAGCACACGGCACGCACCCGCGCCgcgagagaagaggaggaaaccAAGCGATGCCGTCGGCCCGTGACACTAACATGGACTTGATGGAagtcctctcgccgccggccgccgcacggGATCATCAGAAGAGCCAG GTgcacgccgccgcgcgtgcGCTACCGGACCAAAGCGCCAGCGTTGTCGTGGACGGacgcatgccgccgccggccgccgtcgcaagCCTGACGTTACAAGTTCCCGGAGGAGCTCACGATGTCACTTCTCTGGCTACTAGTCCAAG GACCATGGCCGTGCCTGGAACGACTGAACAGCTGACGATTTTCTACTCCGGGTCTATGGTGAAGTTCGACAACGTCCCAAGGGAGAAG GCTGAGGAGGTTATGTTCTTCGCTGCAAAGAAGTCTCCAGACGCAGGACACCAGCATGttccccagcagcagcagcctgcatatccaaacaaaaagaagaggATATTCTGTTATCAGGCTCCTGAGAGAGATGCTGATGGTTTGTTCATCCACGAGAACAAAGCCGATGCTTGTTCACAGCGACAGCATCGGAGCCCAGAGGACGGGTACGCCACCATCAAGGAGACGAATCCATGCTCGCGGCAAATCCAGATCGTGCCAAGAG CAGATGTCTCATTGCTGGTGAAGAATGCGTCTCTTGTTAGCTTCCTGGAGAGCCGCAAGCAGAG GTTGGCGAGTGCAGCTTACACTCGCCGTGAGAAATCTCCTGATGAAAAGGACATTTTTCCTACGGCTTTCCCACGAAATAAAACCCCACTCGGCAACACGGAACGGCATAGTGCTTTCACGAACCTGAAGAATATTAACGGAAATCATGACGAGGAGGCACTAGATACCGAGTTGAAGATCTAG
- the LOC127764155 gene encoding uncharacterized protein LOC127764155 isoform X1, which produces MRPGAHGTHPRRERRGGNQAMPSARDTNMDLMEVLSPPAAARDHQKSQVHAAARALPDQSASVVVDGRMPPPAAVASLTLQVPGGAHDVTSLATSPSRTMAVPGTTEQLTIFYSGSMVKFDNVPREKAEEVMFFAAKKSPDAGHQHVPQQQQPAYPNKKKRIFCYQAPERDADGLFIHENKADACSQRQHRSPEDGYATIKETNPCSRQIQIVPRADVSLLVKNASLVSFLESRKQRLASAAYTRREKSPDEKDIFPTAFPRNKTPLGNTERHSAFTNLKNINGNHDEEALDTELKI; this is translated from the exons ATGCGCCCCGGAGCACACGGCACGCACCCGCGCCgcgagagaagaggaggaaaccAAGCGATGCCGTCGGCCCGTGACACTAACATGGACTTGATGGAagtcctctcgccgccggccgccgcacggGATCATCAGAAGAGCCAG GTgcacgccgccgcgcgtgcGCTACCGGACCAAAGCGCCAGCGTTGTCGTGGACGGacgcatgccgccgccggccgccgtcgcaagCCTGACGTTACAAGTTCCCGGAGGAGCTCACGATGTCACTTCTCTGGCTACTAGTCCAAG CAGGACCATGGCCGTGCCTGGAACGACTGAACAGCTGACGATTTTCTACTCCGGGTCTATGGTGAAGTTCGACAACGTCCCAAGGGAGAAG GCTGAGGAGGTTATGTTCTTCGCTGCAAAGAAGTCTCCAGACGCAGGACACCAGCATGttccccagcagcagcagcctgcatatccaaacaaaaagaagaggATATTCTGTTATCAGGCTCCTGAGAGAGATGCTGATGGTTTGTTCATCCACGAGAACAAAGCCGATGCTTGTTCACAGCGACAGCATCGGAGCCCAGAGGACGGGTACGCCACCATCAAGGAGACGAATCCATGCTCGCGGCAAATCCAGATCGTGCCAAGAG CAGATGTCTCATTGCTGGTGAAGAATGCGTCTCTTGTTAGCTTCCTGGAGAGCCGCAAGCAGAG GTTGGCGAGTGCAGCTTACACTCGCCGTGAGAAATCTCCTGATGAAAAGGACATTTTTCCTACGGCTTTCCCACGAAATAAAACCCCACTCGGCAACACGGAACGGCATAGTGCTTTCACGAACCTGAAGAATATTAACGGAAATCATGACGAGGAGGCACTAGATACCGAGTTGAAGATCTAG
- the LOC127764155 gene encoding uncharacterized protein LOC127764155 isoform X3 has product MRPGAHGTHPRRERRGGNQAMPSARDTNMDLMEVLSPPAAARDHQKSQVHAAARALPDQSASVVVDGRMPPPAAVASLTLQVPGGAHDVTSLATSPSRTMAVPGTTEQLTIFYSGSMVKFDNVPREKAEEVMFFAAKKSPDAGHQHVPQQQQPAYPNKKKRIFCYQAPERDADGLFIHENKADACSQRQHRSPEDGYATIKETNPCSRQIQIVPRDVSLLVKNASLVSFLESRKQRLASAAYTRREKSPDEKDIFPTAFPRNKTPLGNTERHSAFTNLKNINGNHDEEALDTELKI; this is encoded by the exons ATGCGCCCCGGAGCACACGGCACGCACCCGCGCCgcgagagaagaggaggaaaccAAGCGATGCCGTCGGCCCGTGACACTAACATGGACTTGATGGAagtcctctcgccgccggccgccgcacggGATCATCAGAAGAGCCAG GTgcacgccgccgcgcgtgcGCTACCGGACCAAAGCGCCAGCGTTGTCGTGGACGGacgcatgccgccgccggccgccgtcgcaagCCTGACGTTACAAGTTCCCGGAGGAGCTCACGATGTCACTTCTCTGGCTACTAGTCCAAG CAGGACCATGGCCGTGCCTGGAACGACTGAACAGCTGACGATTTTCTACTCCGGGTCTATGGTGAAGTTCGACAACGTCCCAAGGGAGAAG GCTGAGGAGGTTATGTTCTTCGCTGCAAAGAAGTCTCCAGACGCAGGACACCAGCATGttccccagcagcagcagcctgcatatccaaacaaaaagaagaggATATTCTGTTATCAGGCTCCTGAGAGAGATGCTGATGGTTTGTTCATCCACGAGAACAAAGCCGATGCTTGTTCACAGCGACAGCATCGGAGCCCAGAGGACGGGTACGCCACCATCAAGGAGACGAATCCATGCTCGCGGCAAATCCAGATCGTGCCAAGAG ATGTCTCATTGCTGGTGAAGAATGCGTCTCTTGTTAGCTTCCTGGAGAGCCGCAAGCAGAG GTTGGCGAGTGCAGCTTACACTCGCCGTGAGAAATCTCCTGATGAAAAGGACATTTTTCCTACGGCTTTCCCACGAAATAAAACCCCACTCGGCAACACGGAACGGCATAGTGCTTTCACGAACCTGAAGAATATTAACGGAAATCATGACGAGGAGGCACTAGATACCGAGTTGAAGATCTAG
- the LOC127761042 gene encoding ADP-ribosylation factor-like protein 8c, which translates to MGLWDSLLNWLRSLFFKQEMELSLVGLQNAGKTSLVNAVATGGYSEDMIPTVGFNMRKVTKGNVTIKLWDLGGQRRFRTMWERYCRGVSAILYVVDAADRDSIPIAKSELHDLLTKQSLAGIPLLVLGNKIDKSEAVSKQALVDQLGLELIKDREVCCYMISCKDSVNIDVVIDWLIKHSRTAK; encoded by the exons ATGGGGCTCTGGGACTCGCTCCTCAACTGGCTCCGAAG CTTGTTTTTCAAGCAGGAGATGGAGCTCTCCCTGGTTGGCCTGCAGAATGCTGGGAAAACATCACTAGTTAATGCTGTTGCT ACAGGTGGCTACAGCGAAGACATGATTCCAACT GTAGGATTTAATATGCGAAAAGTCACAAAGGGGAATGTTACGATTAAACTTTGGGATCTTGGAGGGCAACGGAGATTCCGGACCATGTGGGAGCGCTATTGCCGTGGAGTTTCTGCAATCCT ATATGTGGTGGATGCTGCTGACCGGGATAGCATTCCGATAGCTAAAAGTGAATTGCATGACCTGCTGACAAAACAATCTTTAGCTGGGATTCCTTTACTAGTCCTTGGCAACAAAATTGACAAGTCAGAAGCTGTTTCAAAGCAAGCGTTGGTTGATCAACT AGGCCTGGAATTGATAAAGGACCGGGAAGTTTGCTGCTACATGATCTCTTGCAAGGACTCTGTAAACATAGATGTTGTCATTGATTGGCTTATCAAGCACTCCAGAACAGCAAAGTAG